From Amphritea atlantica, a single genomic window includes:
- the dmpH gene encoding 2-oxo-3-hexenedioate decarboxylase, protein MAENQTNTLTASQIEELAIHLENAELEAYEVTKITDDFPEMTYKDAFDIQWEIRRRKEARGNKIVGMKMGLTSWAKMAQMGVEHPCYGFLADYFSVPDGGEIKHDELIHPKIEAELAFVTKAPLKGPGIHIGDVLRATDFVMPAVEVIDSRYKDFKFDLKSVIADNSSSSRFITGGRMAPPADLDLKTLGVVMEINGEVVQTGAGAAVLGHPASSVAMLANMLGERGEEIPAGTFIMIGAITAAVQVNKGDSFSVRYQDLGTISGKFV, encoded by the coding sequence ATGGCTGAGAATCAAACAAATACACTCACGGCGTCACAGATCGAAGAGCTGGCGATCCATCTGGAAAATGCTGAGCTGGAAGCTTACGAAGTCACCAAGATTACAGATGACTTTCCAGAGATGACCTACAAGGATGCTTTCGATATCCAGTGGGAGATCCGTCGTCGCAAAGAGGCGCGGGGCAATAAGATTGTCGGCATGAAGATGGGCCTGACCTCCTGGGCGAAGATGGCGCAGATGGGGGTTGAACATCCCTGTTACGGTTTCCTGGCGGACTACTTCTCCGTGCCGGACGGCGGTGAGATCAAGCATGATGAGCTGATCCATCCGAAGATCGAAGCGGAACTGGCATTTGTCACTAAAGCACCGCTGAAAGGGCCGGGCATCCATATCGGCGATGTCTTGCGGGCCACCGACTTTGTCATGCCCGCAGTTGAAGTGATCGACTCCCGCTATAAAGATTTTAAGTTCGATCTGAAGAGTGTCATTGCGGATAACTCCTCATCCAGTCGTTTTATCACCGGTGGCCGTATGGCGCCCCCTGCGGATCTTGATCTGAAGACGCTGGGAGTGGTGATGGAGATCAATGGTGAAGTGGTACAGACCGGCGCAGGCGCGGCGGTGCTGGGTCATCCGGCGTCTTCTGTGGCGATGCTGGCGAATATGCTGGGCGAACGTGGCGAAGAGATTCCGGCGGGCACCTTCATCATGATTGGTGCGATCACCGCGGCGGTACAGGTTAACAAAGGCGATAGCTTCAGCGTTCGCTATCAGGACCTGGGCACGATTAGTGGCAAGTTTGTTTGA
- the dmpG gene encoding 4-hydroxy-2-oxovalerate aldolase, producing the protein MNLKGKKVVLHDMSLRDGMHAKRHQISLEQMVAVATALDDAGMPLIEVTHGDGLGGTSVNYGFPAHSDEEYLGAVIPKLKNAKVSALLLPGIGTVDHLRMAKDLGVNTIRVASHCTEADVTEQHIGLAAKLEMDTVGFLMMAHMASPEKILEQARLMVSYGANCIYCTDSAGYMLPDEVTEKIGLLRAELDPSIEIGFHGHHNMGMAVANSLAAIDSGAGRIDGSVAGLGAGAGNTPLEVLVATLVRMEADHGIDLYKIMDVAEDLVVPMMDQPIRVDRDALTLGFAGVYSSFLLFAKRAEAKYGIQARDLLVELGRRGTVGGQEDMIEDLALTMFKEKQAKEKGLI; encoded by the coding sequence ATGAATCTGAAAGGTAAAAAAGTAGTCCTCCACGACATGAGTCTGCGGGACGGTATGCACGCTAAACGTCACCAGATCTCTCTGGAGCAGATGGTTGCTGTAGCGACCGCGCTGGATGACGCGGGTATGCCGCTGATCGAAGTCACCCACGGTGATGGTCTGGGGGGCACCTCGGTGAACTACGGCTTCCCGGCCCACAGTGATGAAGAGTATCTGGGCGCGGTGATTCCGAAACTGAAAAACGCCAAAGTCTCCGCGCTGCTGTTGCCCGGGATCGGCACGGTCGATCACCTGCGCATGGCGAAAGACTTAGGGGTCAACACCATTCGTGTTGCGTCGCACTGTACCGAAGCGGATGTCACCGAACAGCATATCGGTCTGGCGGCCAAATTAGAGATGGATACCGTGGGGTTCCTGATGATGGCGCATATGGCCAGCCCGGAGAAGATTCTCGAGCAGGCACGGCTGATGGTCTCTTACGGCGCCAACTGCATCTATTGCACCGATTCGGCCGGTTACATGCTGCCGGATGAGGTGACTGAAAAGATCGGTCTGTTGCGGGCCGAGCTGGACCCGTCTATCGAGATCGGTTTCCACGGCCATCACAACATGGGGATGGCGGTCGCGAATTCCCTGGCGGCGATCGATTCCGGTGCCGGACGTATTGATGGTTCGGTGGCGGGCTTAGGCGCCGGTGCCGGTAACACGCCACTGGAAGTGTTGGTGGCCACGCTGGTACGGATGGAAGCGGACCACGGTATCGATCTGTACAAGATCATGGATGTCGCAGAAGATCTGGTCGTCCCGATGATGGATCAGCCGATCCGGGTGGATCGCGATGCCCTGACCCTGGGTTTTGCCGGGGTGTACTCCTCGTTCCTGCTGTTTGCCAAACGGGCGGAAGCGAAGTACGGCATTCAGGCACGTGATCTATTAGTCGAGCTGGGCCGTCGCGGCACCGTCGGCGGACAGGAAGATATGATTGAAGACCTGGCACTGACTATGTTTAAAGAAAAGCAGGCGAAAGAGAAGGGGTTAATCTGA
- a CDS encoding acetaldehyde dehydrogenase (acetylating) yields the protein MSKKLKAVIIGPGNIGTDLLMKMQRSEWIEPVWMVGIDPESDGLKRAREMGIKTTSDGVDGLLPHVIEDDIRIAFDATSAYVHAENSRKLNELGVIMIDLTPAAIGPFCVPPVNLRAHAQNLEMNVNMVTCGGQATIPMVAAVSQVQPVEYGEIIATVSSKSAGPGTRKNIDEFTRTTAGAVEKVGGAKKGKAIIIINPAEPPLMMRDTVHCLTEGEPDQAAITASVHAMVKEVQKYVPGYHLVNGPVFDGNRVSMFMEVEGLGDYLPKYAGNLDIMTAAGLRTAEMFAEEATNGTITLPARG from the coding sequence ATGAGTAAGAAACTAAAAGCAGTTATTATCGGGCCGGGTAATATCGGCACCGATTTGCTGATGAAGATGCAACGTTCCGAATGGATCGAGCCAGTGTGGATGGTGGGTATCGATCCCGAATCCGATGGCCTCAAACGCGCCCGGGAGATGGGCATTAAAACCACCTCTGACGGTGTCGATGGTCTGCTGCCGCACGTGATCGAAGACGATATCCGTATCGCCTTCGATGCTACATCCGCCTACGTGCATGCCGAGAACAGCCGCAAGCTGAACGAACTGGGGGTGATCATGATCGATCTGACCCCGGCAGCGATCGGCCCGTTCTGTGTGCCTCCGGTGAATCTGAGGGCCCATGCGCAGAACCTGGAGATGAACGTCAATATGGTTACCTGTGGTGGCCAGGCGACGATCCCGATGGTGGCGGCTGTATCTCAGGTTCAGCCAGTAGAATACGGCGAGATTATCGCTACGGTGTCCTCAAAATCTGCCGGTCCCGGCACCCGTAAAAACATCGATGAGTTTACCCGCACCACCGCCGGTGCCGTGGAAAAGGTCGGCGGCGCTAAAAAAGGTAAGGCGATTATCATTATCAACCCGGCTGAGCCACCGTTGATGATGCGTGACACCGTGCACTGTCTCACCGAAGGCGAGCCGGATCAGGCGGCGATTACCGCCTCCGTTCACGCGATGGTCAAAGAGGTGCAGAAATATGTGCCCGGCTACCACCTGGTAAACGGCCCGGTATTTGATGGCAACCGGGTCTCCATGTTTATGGAGGTGGAAGGTCTGGGGGATTACCTGCCCAAATATGCCGGAAACCTGGACATCATGACTGCAGCGGGTCTGCGCACCGCCGAAATGTTTGCTGAAGAAGCAACCAACGGCACCATTACCCTGCCAGCACGCGGCTAA
- the dmpE gene encoding 2-oxopent-4-enoate hydratase: MNKEQILQCGDELYEAMVQRHTLRPFTERFDDITIEDSYNISLRMIERRVAAGEKIIGKKIGVTSKAVQNMLNVHQPDFGFLTDSMAFSQGQEMPISEQLIQPKAEGEIAFILKKDLLGPGITNADVLAATDCVIPCFEVVDSRIENWQIKIQDTVADNASCGLFILGDKAVDPRKVDLTTCGMVVEKNGAVLSTGAGAAALGSPVNCVTWLANTLGEFGIPLKAGEVILSGSLVPLEPVQAGDYMSVSIGGIGSASVRFV, from the coding sequence ATGAATAAAGAACAGATATTACAGTGTGGTGACGAGCTGTATGAAGCGATGGTACAACGCCATACACTGCGTCCATTCACCGAGCGCTTTGACGACATCACTATTGAAGATTCTTATAACATTTCGCTGCGAATGATCGAACGCCGTGTGGCTGCGGGTGAGAAAATCATTGGTAAGAAGATCGGTGTGACCTCAAAAGCGGTGCAGAACATGCTGAATGTTCATCAGCCGGACTTTGGTTTCCTGACCGATTCAATGGCTTTTTCTCAGGGCCAGGAGATGCCGATCAGCGAACAGTTGATCCAACCGAAAGCGGAAGGCGAGATCGCTTTCATTCTGAAAAAGGATCTGCTGGGGCCGGGTATCACCAATGCCGATGTGCTGGCGGCAACCGATTGCGTGATCCCCTGCTTTGAAGTGGTGGATTCGCGCATCGAAAACTGGCAGATCAAAATTCAGGATACGGTGGCAGATAACGCCTCCTGTGGGCTATTTATTCTGGGGGATAAAGCGGTCGATCCACGCAAAGTCGATCTGACAACCTGCGGCATGGTGGTCGAAAAGAATGGTGCGGTGCTCTCAACCGGGGCCGGCGCTGCGGCGCTGGGCAGCCCGGTTAACTGTGTCACCTGGTTAGCCAACACGTTGGGTGAGTTTGGTATTCCCCTTAAAGCCGGTGAAGTAATTCTATCGGGTTCGCTGGTTCCTCTTGAGCCGGTACAGGCGGGGGATTATATGAGCGTCAGTATCGGTGGTATCGGTTCTGCCTCCGTTCGCTTTGTATAA
- a CDS encoding 2-hydroxymuconic semialdehyde dehydrogenase yields MHEFKNFINGEFVTTASGKTFENRNPVDNSLLGLVHEAGQPEVDAAVKAAKAAMKGPWGKMTQAQRIQLLDKVANRINERFDEFLDAECKDTGKPHKIASHIDIPRGAANFKAFSETLANHPTEAFKLDTPDGRGALNYGHRTPKGVIAVISPWNLPLLLMTWKVGPALACGNTVVVKPSEETPATATLLGEVMNECGVPKGVYNVVHGFGPDSAGAYLTEHPDVNAITFTGETRTGEIIMRAASVGLRNISLECGGKNPGIVFADCDMDKAIEGTMRSAFVNCGQVCLGTERVYVERPVFDEFVQRLKEGVEKLRLGVPEDPEVDFGPLVSQEHKEKVLSYYRLAVEEGATVVTGGGVPEMGEALNAGAWVEPTIWTGLADDARVVREEVFGPCCHIRPFDTEDEVIELANDTKYGLSAAIWTENSARASRVAEAMDVGIAWVNSWFLRDLRTAFGGAKESGIGREGGVHGLEFYTELKNVCIKL; encoded by the coding sequence ATGCACGAATTTAAAAACTTTATTAATGGTGAGTTTGTCACCACGGCCAGCGGTAAAACCTTCGAAAACCGTAACCCGGTCGATAACAGCCTGCTGGGTCTGGTCCATGAAGCGGGTCAGCCCGAGGTGGATGCCGCGGTGAAAGCCGCTAAAGCGGCGATGAAAGGTCCCTGGGGCAAGATGACTCAGGCACAACGGATTCAGTTGCTGGATAAAGTGGCTAATCGCATTAATGAGCGCTTCGATGAGTTTCTTGACGCCGAGTGTAAAGACACCGGTAAGCCGCACAAAATTGCCTCCCATATCGATATTCCAAGAGGCGCGGCCAACTTTAAGGCATTCTCTGAGACTCTGGCGAACCATCCGACAGAAGCCTTTAAGCTGGATACCCCGGATGGCCGTGGTGCACTCAACTATGGTCACCGTACTCCCAAAGGGGTGATCGCGGTGATCAGTCCCTGGAACCTGCCGTTGCTGCTGATGACCTGGAAAGTCGGGCCGGCATTGGCCTGCGGTAACACCGTGGTGGTCAAGCCTTCAGAGGAAACCCCGGCCACTGCCACCCTGCTGGGTGAGGTGATGAACGAGTGTGGCGTACCTAAAGGTGTCTATAACGTGGTACACGGTTTTGGCCCCGATTCTGCCGGTGCCTATCTGACCGAGCATCCTGATGTGAATGCGATCACCTTCACCGGCGAAACCCGCACCGGTGAGATCATTATGCGCGCCGCTTCGGTGGGCCTGCGCAATATCTCGCTGGAGTGTGGTGGTAAGAACCCCGGTATCGTGTTTGCTGACTGCGACATGGATAAAGCGATCGAGGGCACCATGCGTTCAGCGTTTGTGAACTGCGGACAGGTCTGTCTGGGAACCGAGCGGGTCTATGTCGAACGTCCTGTTTTCGACGAGTTTGTTCAGCGCCTGAAGGAGGGGGTTGAGAAACTCAGGCTGGGGGTGCCGGAAGATCCGGAAGTGGACTTTGGCCCGCTGGTGAGTCAGGAGCATAAAGAGAAGGTGTTGTCCTACTACCGTCTGGCGGTCGAAGAGGGGGCTACCGTGGTCACCGGTGGCGGCGTGCCCGAGATGGGCGAAGCGCTGAATGCCGGCGCCTGGGTCGAACCGACCATCTGGACCGGCCTGGCCGATGATGCCCGTGTCGTGCGGGAAGAGGTCTTTGGGCCCTGCTGTCATATCCGTCCGTTTGATACCGAAGACGAGGTGATCGAACTGGCGAACGATACCAAATATGGTCTGTCGGCGGCGATCTGGACAGAAAACTCTGCCCGGGCGTCGCGGGTTGCCGAAGCGATGGATGTCGGTATCGCCTGGGTCAACAGCTGGTTCCTGCGGGATCTGCGGACCGCCTTCGGTGGCGCGAAAGAGTCCGGTATCGGCCGCGAAGGCGGGGTACATGGACTGGAGTTTTATACCGAACTGAAAAATGTCTGCATCAAGTTGTAA
- a CDS encoding catechol 2,3-dioxygenase: MRKGVMRPGHIQIRVLDVEEALKHYRDLMGLIEVERDSQGRAYLKGWTEVDKFSVVLREADEPGMDFVGYKVLDNQTLEKLHGELIEYGCNVEEIPAGELNGCGRRIRFDSPTGHMFELFAEKEQTGKWGLSKVNPEAWPRGLTGMKATRFDHCLLYGPNIAGTLDLFQKVLGFDLAEQVVDPEGNKAAVFLTSSMKAHDVAFIECPEPGKLHHASFFLETWEDVLRAADLISMEDVSLDIGPTRHGLTHGKTIYFFDPSGNRSEVFCGGDYHYPDHEPVTWKAEDLGKAIFYHDRVLNERFLTVLT; encoded by the coding sequence ATGAGAAAAGGTGTAATGCGTCCCGGACATATACAGATCCGGGTTTTGGATGTTGAAGAAGCTCTGAAACACTACCGGGATCTGATGGGCCTGATCGAAGTTGAGCGTGATAGTCAGGGGCGGGCTTATCTTAAGGGCTGGACCGAGGTGGATAAGTTCTCTGTAGTCCTGCGGGAAGCAGATGAGCCGGGTATGGATTTTGTTGGTTACAAAGTGCTGGACAACCAGACGCTGGAAAAGCTGCATGGCGAGCTGATCGAATATGGCTGCAATGTCGAAGAGATTCCTGCGGGCGAGCTTAACGGTTGTGGTCGGCGTATTCGTTTCGATTCTCCTACCGGGCATATGTTTGAACTATTTGCTGAGAAAGAGCAAACCGGAAAATGGGGACTCTCTAAGGTTAACCCTGAAGCATGGCCCCGTGGCCTGACCGGTATGAAGGCCACCCGCTTTGACCACTGTCTGCTGTACGGGCCGAATATCGCAGGCACTCTCGATCTGTTCCAGAAAGTACTGGGCTTTGACCTGGCTGAACAAGTTGTCGATCCTGAAGGTAATAAAGCAGCGGTCTTTCTTACCTCAAGTATGAAAGCCCATGATGTTGCGTTTATCGAGTGTCCTGAACCGGGTAAGTTGCACCACGCCTCTTTCTTCCTGGAGACCTGGGAAGATGTGTTACGCGCCGCCGACCTTATCTCAATGGAAGATGTCTCTCTGGATATCGGTCCAACCCGTCACGGCCTGACCCATGGTAAGACAATCTATTTCTTTGACCCATCCGGTAACCGTTCAGAGGTGTTCTGTGGCGGTGATTATCACTACCCGGATCATGAACCAGTCACCTGGAAGGCTGAGGATCTGGGTAAGGCGATTTTCTACCATGATCGCGTTCTGAATGAGCGCTTCCTGACAGTTCTGACCTGA
- a CDS encoding 2Fe-2S iron-sulfur cluster binding domain-containing protein, with protein MPEQASHVITVANRNQRFKCAEDQVLLIAMERMRANAINVGCRGGGCGVCKIRILQGEYECKRMSKAHISETEQQQGFVLACRVFPRTDLEIEADHYQAQESCYANEDGGIASS; from the coding sequence ATGCCAGAGCAGGCTTCGCATGTGATCACGGTGGCGAATCGTAATCAACGCTTTAAATGTGCAGAGGATCAGGTGTTGCTGATTGCGATGGAGCGGATGCGTGCTAATGCTATCAATGTTGGATGTCGTGGCGGAGGTTGCGGTGTTTGCAAGATTCGTATTCTTCAAGGGGAATATGAGTGCAAACGGATGAGTAAAGCGCATATATCTGAAACTGAACAGCAGCAGGGTTTTGTTCTGGCCTGTCGGGTTTTTCCCCGTACAGATCTTGAAATTGAAGCTGATCATTATCAGGCACAGGAATCTTGTTACGCGAATGAAGATGGCGGGATAGCGTCCAGCTAA
- a CDS encoding dioxygenase produces MPLTSAPVMFIGHGSPRWALSPGDAAARLQEYSVFFNQVKALLVISPHWITRGMQLTASPEPETIHDFGGFEEALYQLQYPVAGNPDLARHIQALLQDQGTEVSLNEQRGLDHGAWVPLLHMLPDHRIPVIQLSLDAASTPESLVVLGARLKRLRNEGVAIIASGSLTHNLYHIGDEHGSPLDYVVRFQDWVRSRVIERDIPALSKPHLNSDDFSAAHPSAEHYLPLLIAMGASSEADQLSVLESPVLYKALSMESYGWR; encoded by the coding sequence ATGCCATTAACTTCAGCTCCGGTTATGTTTATCGGTCACGGTTCACCCCGATGGGCTCTGTCGCCGGGAGACGCCGCTGCCCGGTTACAGGAGTACAGTGTTTTCTTTAATCAGGTAAAAGCGCTGTTGGTGATATCCCCTCACTGGATCACTCGTGGTATGCAGCTGACGGCATCCCCTGAACCGGAAACGATTCATGATTTTGGTGGCTTTGAAGAGGCGCTGTATCAACTTCAATACCCCGTTGCCGGTAACCCTGATCTTGCGCGTCATATTCAGGCGCTATTGCAGGATCAGGGGACAGAGGTGTCACTGAATGAACAGCGCGGCTTAGATCATGGCGCCTGGGTGCCGTTACTGCATATGCTGCCTGATCACAGGATTCCGGTAATACAGCTCTCCCTGGATGCGGCTTCAACACCGGAGTCTCTGGTCGTGCTGGGGGCGAGGCTTAAAAGGCTTCGCAATGAGGGCGTCGCGATCATCGCTTCCGGTAGCCTGACCCATAACCTCTACCATATTGGGGATGAGCATGGATCTCCTTTGGATTATGTCGTGCGGTTTCAGGACTGGGTCAGATCCCGGGTGATTGAACGGGACATTCCTGCTCTGAGTAAGCCACATCTGAATTCTGACGATTTTTCTGCGGCGCACCCCAGTGCCGAACACTATCTGCCCCTGTTGATTGCGATGGGAGCCAGCAGTGAAGCAGATCAGCTTTCTGTATTAGAAAGCCCTGTTTTATATAAGGCACTGTCGATGGAGTCCTATGGATGGAGATGA
- a CDS encoding glutathione S-transferase C-terminal domain-containing protein: MLVNGVWKSKWDPVQKKDEQGRFIRQSSAFRETISPTRISAVKRGDIETLGVKLYVAYICPWATRTLIARSLLGLDAHIPVSIVDPQLSDSGWRFHGYPGSTPAGQESITYIHQLYTQADRDYSGRATVPVLWDMADNTIINNESADIIRIFNNDLRSLHASEVDLTPESLLQQIDRFNERIYHTLNNGVYRAGFASSQEAYEEAYAELFTTLDALERHFETQRYAVGNQLTESDIRLFVTLVRFDVAYYGLFKTNKAQIGDYPNISDYMDRLLQMPAFSENTNIDHIKAGYYSIKALNPAGIVPAGPELHWFDYLK; this comes from the coding sequence ATGTTGGTAAATGGGGTGTGGAAAAGTAAATGGGATCCGGTGCAGAAAAAAGATGAACAGGGGCGTTTTATTCGTCAAAGCAGTGCATTCAGAGAAACGATCAGTCCGACGCGTATCTCAGCGGTAAAGCGTGGTGATATTGAAACACTGGGGGTAAAGCTATATGTGGCGTATATCTGCCCCTGGGCAACCCGGACACTCATCGCCAGGTCTTTACTGGGTTTAGACGCGCATATTCCAGTCAGCATTGTCGATCCGCAGCTGAGTGATAGCGGTTGGCGGTTTCACGGATATCCCGGCAGCACACCGGCTGGCCAGGAATCGATAACCTATATTCATCAGCTTTATACACAGGCTGACCGTGATTATAGCGGACGGGCAACAGTGCCGGTTCTATGGGATATGGCAGATAACACTATTATCAATAATGAATCTGCAGATATCATCAGAATATTCAATAACGACCTTCGTTCATTACATGCTTCAGAGGTTGATCTGACCCCTGAATCACTCTTGCAACAGATAGATCGATTTAATGAACGAATCTACCATACGCTGAATAATGGCGTCTATCGGGCAGGCTTTGCTTCTTCTCAGGAGGCGTATGAGGAAGCTTATGCAGAGCTGTTTACGACATTAGACGCGTTGGAACGGCATTTTGAAACACAGCGATATGCGGTCGGTAATCAGCTGACAGAAAGTGATATTCGCTTGTTTGTCACGCTGGTCCGTTTTGATGTGGCTTATTATGGGTTATTCAAAACCAATAAGGCTCAGATAGGTGACTACCCGAATATTTCGGACTATATGGATCGGTTGTTGCAGATGCCGGCCTTTAGTGAAAATACTAATATTGATCATATAAAAGCAGGTTATTACTCAATCAAAGCCCTGAACCCGGCAGGGATTGTGCCTGCGGGGCCAGAATTGCACTGGTTTGATTATCTGAAATAG
- a CDS encoding DoxX family protein: MNTSPAYAATLLRIALGTMYLAHGLLKLLVFTPEGTAGFFSSLGLPGFFGPVTMALEIAGGAALILGVYARWVAVALIPVLLGSVILVHGANGWGFGNEGGGWEYPVFLIAASVVQFLLGDGRYAIKSQTTEASAV; the protein is encoded by the coding sequence ATGAACACTTCCCCCGCTTATGCTGCAACGCTGCTTCGCATTGCTTTGGGTACCATGTATCTGGCACATGGTTTGTTGAAACTGCTGGTATTTACCCCGGAAGGCACCGCTGGATTTTTTAGCTCACTGGGGCTGCCGGGTTTTTTTGGACCCGTAACCATGGCGCTGGAGATCGCTGGTGGCGCCGCGCTGATTCTGGGTGTGTATGCCCGTTGGGTTGCTGTAGCGCTGATCCCCGTTCTTCTGGGGTCTGTCATTCTGGTTCATGGCGCCAATGGCTGGGGCTTTGGTAATGAAGGCGGCGGCTGGGAGTATCCGGTATTTCTGATCGCTGCTTCTGTTGTGCAGTTTTTATTGGGCGATGGCCGGTATGCCATTAAGTCTCAAACGACAGAAGCCTCTGCCGTTTAA
- a CDS encoding LysR family transcriptional regulator, which produces MDKLNLMSTFVTVAEAGSFTAAAKRLGKTKALVSTHIAQLENLLKVRLIIRSTRSMQITSEGNSYYHQARKILDDITHLESQLLHQSQSLAGRLRISAPTTFGELVLMPFIAELTTANPELQIELQLNDRYVDLISEGYDAALRVGNLADSSLIARRAGFTQMILCASPEFIKHYGQPDSLGQLEGLPCVFDTNDRQGGSWSFVQEQQKVEIKPKIVAWVNSALAAAKMASTGRVMALCPEFAIHTMLQTGELIRLLPQVNNTPIPINVIYPHRQHLSNRVTTFTQQFMAYWNRQNTA; this is translated from the coding sequence ATGGATAAACTGAACCTGATGTCTACCTTTGTCACCGTTGCAGAGGCAGGCAGCTTTACCGCCGCGGCAAAACGCCTGGGCAAAACCAAAGCATTGGTTAGCACACATATAGCGCAACTCGAAAATCTCTTAAAAGTCAGGCTGATTATCCGCTCGACACGCAGCATGCAGATCACCAGCGAAGGTAACAGCTATTATCATCAGGCCAGGAAGATTCTGGATGATATAACTCATCTCGAATCCCAGCTGCTTCATCAAAGCCAGAGCCTGGCAGGGCGACTGCGTATCTCTGCACCGACGACATTTGGCGAACTGGTTCTGATGCCGTTCATCGCAGAACTGACAACCGCCAACCCTGAACTGCAAATCGAGCTACAACTAAATGACCGGTATGTAGACCTGATCAGTGAAGGGTACGACGCGGCACTGAGGGTTGGCAATCTGGCGGATTCATCCCTGATCGCAAGGCGTGCAGGCTTTACACAGATGATCCTCTGCGCATCACCTGAATTTATAAAACACTATGGCCAGCCCGATTCGTTAGGTCAGCTGGAAGGTCTGCCCTGTGTATTTGACACTAACGATAGACAAGGGGGCAGCTGGAGCTTTGTGCAAGAGCAACAGAAAGTTGAAATCAAACCCAAAATTGTCGCCTGGGTGAACAGCGCACTGGCGGCAGCTAAAATGGCGAGTACGGGCAGAGTGATGGCACTCTGCCCGGAATTTGCTATCCATACGATGCTGCAAACAGGGGAACTGATCAGGCTATTACCTCAGGTGAACAACACTCCGATACCGATCAATGTGATCTACCCTCATCGTCAGCACCTGTCCAACAGAGTGACAACCTTTACGCAGCAATTTATGGCCTACTGGAACAGGCAAAACACAGCATAG
- a CDS encoding 2Fe-2S iron-sulfur cluster binding domain-containing protein, whose amino-acid sequence MSYEVTVEPTGDVIEVEEGQTILDAALRQGVWLPFACGHGTCATCKVQVLEGEGDLGNASPFALMDMERDEGKVLACCCTPESDMVIEADIDVDDDFAGYPVLDFIGTVTEIRELSPTIKGIFFELDKPMAFQAGQYINLKIPGVEGSRAFSIANKPSEAGTLELHVRLVPGGAGTSYLHEQLEVGDTLDVSGPYGQFFVRKSDDQGAIFIAGGSGLSSPQSMILDMLEEGDSRPITLLQGARNVAELYNRTLFENLAREFANFTYVPALNAPEPNDDWQGFTGFVHEAAQAHFNGRFDGNKAYLCGPPPMIDAAITTLMQGRLFERDIHMERFVTAADGAEEQNRSALFKRI is encoded by the coding sequence ATGAGTTATGAAGTAACAGTAGAACCCACCGGTGATGTGATCGAGGTTGAAGAGGGGCAGACTATTCTGGATGCTGCCCTGCGTCAGGGCGTCTGGTTGCCGTTTGCCTGTGGTCACGGCACCTGTGCCACCTGCAAAGTTCAGGTGCTTGAAGGTGAAGGTGATCTGGGTAACGCCTCTCCCTTTGCGCTGATGGATATGGAGCGGGATGAAGGGAAGGTGCTGGCCTGTTGCTGCACCCCGGAATCCGATATGGTGATCGAGGCGGATATTGATGTGGATGATGACTTCGCCGGTTATCCGGTGCTGGATTTTATTGGCACCGTGACCGAAATACGGGAGTTGTCCCCCACCATTAAAGGGATCTTTTTTGAACTGGATAAGCCGATGGCGTTTCAGGCTGGCCAGTATATCAACCTGAAGATACCCGGAGTAGAGGGCAGTCGGGCATTTTCCATTGCCAATAAACCCTCTGAGGCCGGCACGCTGGAACTGCATGTCCGCTTAGTGCCGGGCGGAGCGGGCACCAGCTATCTGCATGAGCAACTGGAGGTGGGGGATACGCTGGATGTCAGCGGGCCCTACGGTCAGTTTTTTGTGCGAAAATCGGATGATCAGGGGGCGATTTTTATCGCCGGAGGTTCGGGATTATCCAGCCCGCAATCGATGATTCTGGATATGCTGGAGGAGGGCGACAGTCGCCCGATAACGCTGTTGCAGGGCGCGCGCAATGTTGCCGAACTGTATAACCGGACGTTGTTTGAAAACCTCGCCAGAGAGTTTGCCAACTTCACCTACGTGCCGGCGCTGAATGCTCCGGAGCCGAATGATGACTGGCAGGGCTTTACCGGCTTTGTGCATGAAGCGGCACAGGCTCATTTCAATGGCCGTTTTGATGGCAATAAAGCGTACCTCTGCGGTCCGCCGCCGATGATCGATGCGGCCATCACAACCCTGATGCAGGGACGGCTGTTTGAACGGGATATTCATATGGAACGCTTTGTCACCGCAGCCGATGGTGCTGAAGAGCAGAACCGGTCGGCGTTGTTCAAACGGATCTAA